In a genomic window of Shouchella clausii:
- the metK gene encoding methionine adenosyltransferase — MSVKRGRHLFTSESVTEGHPDKICDQISDAILDEILKKDPNARVACETSVTTGLVLVAGEITTNTYVDIPSVVRQTIKGIGYTRAKYGFDAETCAVLTSIDEQSADIAQGVDKALEAREGQMTDAEIEAIGAGDQGLMFGFATNETEELMPLPISLSHKLSRRLTEVRKNGTLGYLRPDGKTQVTIEYDENDTPIRVDTIVLSTQHAPEVTLEQIQADLKKHVIEAVVPSVLIDEETKYFINPTGRFVIGGPQGDAGLTGRKIIVDTYGGYARHGGGAFSGKDATKVDRSGAYAARYVAKNIVAAGLADKCEVQLAYAIGVAQPVSIAVNTFGTGKAAEDVLVELVRKHFDLRPAGIIRMLDLRRPIYKQTAAYGHFGRTDVPLPWEATDKAAALKEDVLKLEAN; from the coding sequence ATGTCTGTAAAAAGAGGTAGACATTTATTTACATCTGAATCTGTTACGGAAGGGCATCCTGATAAAATTTGTGATCAAATTTCCGACGCTATATTAGATGAAATCTTAAAGAAAGACCCGAATGCACGAGTCGCTTGCGAAACGTCTGTCACTACTGGGTTGGTACTCGTAGCAGGCGAGATTACGACAAATACGTATGTGGACATACCGAGTGTCGTTCGTCAAACGATTAAGGGAATTGGCTACACACGGGCCAAGTATGGTTTTGATGCAGAAACATGCGCCGTATTGACATCAATTGATGAACAATCTGCGGATATTGCACAAGGGGTGGACAAAGCTCTAGAAGCTCGTGAAGGACAAATGACCGATGCGGAAATAGAAGCAATTGGCGCTGGTGACCAAGGGTTGATGTTTGGATTTGCAACCAATGAAACCGAAGAACTGATGCCTCTTCCTATCTCGCTTAGCCATAAACTTTCCCGTCGCCTAACGGAAGTCCGCAAAAATGGGACGCTTGGATATTTGCGTCCTGATGGGAAAACGCAAGTGACGATTGAATACGATGAAAACGATACGCCGATTCGCGTCGATACGATTGTTCTTTCAACACAGCATGCTCCTGAAGTGACGCTCGAGCAAATTCAAGCAGACTTAAAAAAGCATGTGATTGAAGCTGTCGTGCCAAGCGTGTTAATCGATGAAGAAACAAAATACTTTATTAATCCGACTGGCCGTTTTGTCATTGGCGGACCTCAGGGAGATGCCGGCTTAACAGGGCGCAAAATCATTGTTGATACGTATGGCGGGTATGCTCGACATGGCGGTGGCGCTTTTTCTGGCAAGGATGCAACGAAAGTAGACCGTTCTGGCGCTTATGCCGCACGTTATGTAGCCAAAAATATTGTCGCAGCAGGCCTTGCTGATAAATGCGAAGTACAGCTCGCTTATGCAATTGGCGTTGCCCAGCCTGTTTCAATCGCTGTTAATACATTTGGGACTGGCAAAGCAGCGGAAGATGTCCTCGTCGAGTTGGTTCGCAAGCATTTTGATCTCCGTCCAGCTGGCATTATTCGCATGCTCGATTTGCGCCGCCCGATTTATAAGCAAACTGCTGCTTACGGCCATTTCGGTCGCACCGATGTCCCACTTCCATGGGAAGCGACAGACAAGGCAGCCGCTTTAAAAGAAGATGTTTTAAAATTAGAAGCAAACTAA
- a CDS encoding gamma carbonic anhydrase — MILPYKGVVPTIDPSVYLAEGAIVTGDVTIGAQSSVWFHTVIRGDVAPTIIGKRVNIQDQSMLHQSPHSPLIIEDDVTIGHQAMLHSAIIRKQALIGMGSTILDGAEIGEGAFIGAGSLVPPGKSIPPGTLAFGRPAKVVRPLNETDKKEMARIRQEYVEKGQYYKSLQQQTATKSSDQ; from the coding sequence ATGATCCTTCCATACAAAGGTGTTGTTCCAACTATTGACCCGTCTGTATACTTAGCCGAGGGAGCGATCGTCACAGGCGATGTTACAATTGGTGCTCAATCAAGCGTATGGTTCCATACAGTTATTCGCGGTGATGTCGCCCCGACAATCATTGGAAAACGTGTCAATATTCAAGATCAATCAATGCTCCACCAAAGCCCCCATTCGCCACTAATTATTGAAGATGATGTCACAATAGGTCATCAAGCAATGCTCCATAGCGCGATCATCCGTAAACAAGCACTGATTGGCATGGGCTCCACGATTCTAGACGGCGCCGAAATTGGCGAGGGCGCATTTATTGGCGCCGGCAGCCTTGTCCCTCCTGGTAAGTCGATTCCGCCTGGAACACTTGCTTTTGGACGGCCTGCAAAAGTCGTCCGTCCTTTAAATGAAACAGACAAAAAAGAAATGGCACGGATTCGCCAGGAATACGTAGAAAAAGGCCAATACTACAAATCGTTGCAGCAACAGACAGCGACAAAAAGCAGCGATCAATAG
- a CDS encoding alpha/beta hydrolase, whose product MRYFDVPDARGVAVIVHGAGEHSGRYRWLVEKWNQHGFDCLLGDLPGQGESRGKRGHIDSFQKYIKTVDVWLKHARTKQLPIVLVGHSMGGLISIRTLMEKDHSFVEALVLSSPCLQLAMDIPAPKKAAAKMLNHVAPAFSMNAGLSPEQTTRSEQVREEYARDPLRVTKVSARWYHELEKAMRLTRRYPEKMPNIPVLLLAAGEDYVIDKQAGIAWFNDLQINHKMYKEWDGLYHELFNEPEKEEVFRFTIGFVNMLFP is encoded by the coding sequence GTGCGCTATTTTGACGTTCCAGATGCCAGAGGCGTTGCTGTTATTGTTCATGGAGCCGGGGAGCATAGCGGTCGGTACCGTTGGCTTGTTGAAAAATGGAATCAACATGGGTTTGATTGCCTGCTAGGGGATTTGCCCGGGCAAGGGGAGTCGCGGGGAAAGCGCGGGCATATCGACTCATTTCAGAAATACATAAAAACAGTGGATGTCTGGCTTAAGCATGCAAGGACAAAGCAATTGCCGATTGTGCTTGTTGGGCACAGCATGGGCGGCCTCATTTCCATTCGTACATTAATGGAAAAAGACCATTCGTTTGTGGAAGCGCTCGTGCTTTCTTCGCCTTGTTTGCAACTCGCTATGGATATTCCTGCGCCGAAAAAGGCGGCAGCAAAAATGCTTAATCATGTAGCGCCTGCGTTTAGCATGAACGCTGGTTTGTCTCCTGAACAAACGACGAGGAGCGAGCAAGTCCGTGAAGAATATGCACGGGACCCGTTGCGAGTAACGAAAGTTTCTGCCCGTTGGTACCATGAATTGGAAAAAGCCATGCGCCTTACGAGGCGTTACCCGGAGAAAATGCCGAATATCCCCGTATTATTGCTTGCTGCAGGAGAAGACTATGTGATTGATAAACAAGCAGGCATTGCTTGGTTTAATGATTTGCAGATCAACCATAAAATGTACAAAGAATGGGACGGCCTTTATCATGAGCTCTTTAACGAACCTGAAAAAGAAGAAGTGTTTCGTTTTACGATTGGCTTTGTGAATATGCTGTTTCCGTAA
- a CDS encoding beta-class carbonic anhydrase, translating into MSKLESILAFNEAFVANKEYERFKADKFPQKKIVILTCMDTRLVELLHNAMNLKNGDAKIIRNAGAVISHPFGSIMRSILVAIYELGAEEVFVIGHYGCGMTGLSANSVLQKAEERGIDMDEINALQYAGVDVNKFLTGFENVTESVNHSVDMVVNHPLLPKDVRVHGLVINPETGKLDLLQRDLQKGANAKEPQDA; encoded by the coding sequence ATGAGCAAACTTGAATCGATTCTAGCTTTTAATGAAGCATTTGTAGCCAATAAAGAATATGAGCGCTTTAAAGCAGACAAATTTCCGCAAAAGAAAATCGTTATTTTAACATGCATGGATACGCGGCTCGTTGAATTGCTCCATAATGCGATGAATTTAAAAAATGGCGATGCTAAAATTATCCGCAATGCTGGCGCTGTCATCTCTCATCCATTTGGCAGCATCATGCGCAGCATTCTAGTTGCCATTTATGAATTAGGGGCCGAAGAAGTGTTTGTTATTGGTCACTACGGCTGTGGAATGACAGGCCTTTCTGCAAATTCCGTTCTCCAAAAGGCTGAAGAACGGGGCATTGATATGGATGAAATTAATGCGCTCCAATACGCTGGTGTAGATGTGAACAAGTTTTTAACTGGTTTTGAAAATGTAACGGAAAGCGTCAACCACAGTGTTGATATGGTTGTTAACCACCCGCTCTTGCCAAAGGATGTGCGGGTTCACGGCCTAGTCATCAATCCTGAAACAGGAAAGCTTGATTTGCTACAACGTGATTTGCAAAAAGGGGCAAACGCCAAGGAGCCACAAGACGCATAA
- a CDS encoding class I SAM-dependent methyltransferase, translating to MNLLGVLPFAHSLLTSAVQPGDTVVDATIGNGHDTLVLAKLVGETGVVIGCDIQASALTSTKARLQKAGLDKQVSLFQIGHEKLATLPLFVNSTIAAAIFNLGYLPGGDKGVTTTGKTTIAAIEQLFNRLKQGGLIVLVVYHGHPQGKKEKNELMAYVESLPQEMAHVATYQFINQKNDPPFVVAIEKRADSHL from the coding sequence GTGAACCTTCTTGGCGTCCTGCCATTTGCCCATTCGTTGCTTACCAGCGCTGTACAGCCAGGGGATACCGTCGTTGATGCGACAATTGGAAATGGACACGATACATTGGTTTTGGCTAAACTTGTCGGTGAAACAGGAGTTGTGATCGGCTGCGACATCCAAGCATCCGCGCTAACCTCTACAAAGGCACGCCTTCAAAAAGCAGGTTTGGACAAGCAAGTCTCCCTATTCCAAATCGGCCATGAAAAGTTGGCGACTTTGCCGTTGTTTGTCAACTCAACCATCGCCGCTGCCATTTTTAATTTAGGCTATTTGCCTGGCGGAGACAAAGGCGTTACAACAACAGGGAAAACGACAATTGCAGCGATTGAGCAACTATTTAACCGTTTAAAACAAGGTGGCCTGATTGTTCTCGTCGTCTACCATGGACACCCACAAGGCAAAAAGGAAAAAAACGAACTAATGGCTTATGTCGAATCGCTTCCTCAAGAAATGGCCCATGTAGCGACGTACCAATTCATTAACCAAAAAAATGATCCTCCTTTTGTGGTAGCGATTGAAAAACGAGCGGATTCCCATCTTTAA